One part of the Bacteroidetes bacterium SB0662_bin_6 genome encodes these proteins:
- the sufC gene encoding Fe-S cluster assembly ATPase SufC encodes MAILQINNLHARIEEQNILKGVDLTVAAGEVHAIMGPNGSGKSTLASVLAGREEFEVTDGNVLYQGQDLLEMEPDERALEGVFLAFQYPVELPGVSMNNFLRQALNQQREYRGEEPLSAGAFLKQMKECAALVDLDPQLMSRSVNDGFSGGEKKRNEIFQLAMLAPRLAIMDETDSGLDIDALRTVADGVNALRRSDRSFVVITHYQRLLNYIIPDAVHVMVDGRIVRSGGKELALDLEEKGYDWIREETVAV; translated from the coding sequence ATGGCAATTCTTCAAATCAATAATCTGCATGCCCGAATCGAGGAGCAGAACATCCTCAAGGGGGTCGATCTGACGGTCGCCGCAGGCGAAGTGCATGCAATCATGGGGCCGAACGGGTCGGGAAAAAGTACGCTCGCGTCTGTGCTTGCCGGACGAGAAGAATTCGAGGTGACGGACGGGAACGTCCTGTACCAGGGGCAAGACCTGCTGGAGATGGAGCCTGACGAACGCGCCCTCGAGGGGGTTTTTCTGGCCTTTCAATATCCGGTCGAATTGCCGGGGGTCAGCATGAATAACTTCCTGCGGCAGGCGCTCAACCAGCAGCGGGAATACCGTGGGGAAGAACCGCTTTCGGCAGGCGCGTTCCTGAAGCAAATGAAAGAATGCGCCGCCCTCGTAGACCTGGACCCGCAACTCATGAGCCGTTCAGTAAACGACGGTTTTTCGGGTGGGGAGAAAAAACGAAACGAGATTTTCCAACTCGCCATGCTCGCACCGCGTCTCGCGATCATGGATGAAACGGATTCGGGACTGGATATCGATGCATTGCGGACCGTTGCGGACGGCGTCAATGCGCTCCGGCGCAGCGACCGGTCCTTTGTCGTCATTACCCATTACCAGCGGCTTCTCAATTACATCATTCCCGATGCGGTTCATGTGATGGTGGATGGCCGAATCGTCCGGTCCGGAGGCAAGGAGCTCGCCCTTGATCTGGAGGAAAAAGGGTACGACTGGATTCGGGAAGAAACCGTGGCGGTATAG